In Truepera sp., the sequence CCATCGTCGACAGCGCATTGGTCATCGCGAACGGCGGCTGGGACGGCACGCAGGCTACCTGGCGTGACTCGATCGGTTCCGACCTTAGTGAGGGGTACTTGCAGAACCACGATGGCGGCACGGGAGCCTTCCGGGTCGTTAGTTGGGAACCTGGAGTGCGTTTGGTAGCCGAGCGGAACCCGGAGTACTGGGGCGCCAGGCCACAGATTCAGACCATCGTCTACGAGGTGGTGCCGGACGAGGACGCCCGCATCGAGGCTCTCCTCTCGGGCGCTGCAGACCAGATCGACGTGCGCTTCACGCCACTGTCGGACCTCGAGGGCAAACCCGGTGTCAAGGTGCTCGACCCGGCGCGTGACCCGACGCTGCCTTCCGGGGTCCGGGTGGTGGGCGCCATCTTCCTGAACCAGCAGATGGGAGGGGAGGAGAACCCCTTCATCGGCAGCGGAGAACTCGACGGTTCGGGCGTCCCACGCGACTTCTTCTCGGACGTCGACGTCCGCAAGTGCTTCGCCTACTCCTGGGACACGGGTGAGGACGATCCGCAGTACGCCGGTGACGGCACCTTCTATCCGAACATGATCCTCCTACCCTCCTTCTCCGCTTACGATCCCGGCATCCCCCACTACAAGTTCGACCTGAAGAAGGCCGAAGAGCACTGCCGGGCTGCTTGGGGCGGCCGCTTGTGGGAGAACGGCATGCGCCTCGCCGTGCCGGCCGACGACTGGGTCGGCGCGACCTACAAGGCGACCCTCGAGGCCATGAACCCGAAGTTCACCATCGAGCTCAAAGAGATCACGCCGGAGCAGGCCGACCGCGTGTGGGCGGAGATGCAGATGCCCTGGGCTACCCCGGCGGGCTCCGCAACCTTCCCGGACGCGTACGCTTTCATGGCGGACTGGTACCAGTCGTCTACTTCCATTTCCGCCCGTTTCGGCTACGCGAACGAGGAGATAGATCGCCTCATCGCCCAGGCGCGCACCGAGTTCGATAGTGCGAAACGCGATGACCTGTATAGGCAGGTCGGACGGCTCGCCTACGAGGACGCGCCGTTCGTGCTGCTCCCCAGCTTCCCTTACGCTCTAGTGGTGAGTGACAAGGTCTCGGGCGCCTACAGGAACCCGATGTTCTCCGAGGTTCGCTGGGCCGACCTCGTCAAAGCCGAATAGCCCGAAGACGCTTGCATGCGGGGGAGAGGAACCTCCTCGGCCCCTCCCCCGCCAGAGTTCACCCCGCACTGAGTTCACCGCGCACTGAGTCCACCGCGCACTGAGTTCACGCGCACGGAGTTCACCCTGCACGGAGCTCACCCACGGGAGTCCAGGGGCCCACGGCGTTCGAGCCGGCGGCGCCTTCAGCGGCCCGGAGACATGGTCCCCGCAGCTTCCATTCCGCTTCGCAGTACCCCTATACTCGGCGCATGCTTCTGCGCACCCTCGGGGGCGTGGCCATGCCGGAAGCCGGGTTCAGCCGTCCGAAACCGCTACTGCTGCTCACGTACCTGACGCTCGAAGGACCCCAGGAGCGCCGCTACCTGGCCGAGTTGTTCTGGCCCGGCGCGGGGCGGCCGCGCCAGAGCCTTTCGGTCGCGTTGTCGCAGTTACGCCAGGCGTTGCCGGGTGCGGTGGAGGGCGACGACGTGCGCCTGTGGGCCACCGTGGAGTGCGACGCACAGCAGCTCAGGGACGCGGTTGCTGAGCATGACTGGCGTGCTGCGGTCGAGTTGTACGCCGGGCCGTTCCTGGCGGGCATGGAGACCGATACCGGCAACGTGGAGCTGGAGGAGTGGCTCTACTCGACGCGCGAGCGGCTGGCGGCTCAGGCCGTCCGCGCGCTGCTAGAGGTCGCGAAAGAGACCCTTGCGGCGGGAGACTCGCGTGCTACTGCTCGGTTGTTCGAACGGGCCCTGGTGGCCTGGGCCTCAACGGGCGAGGACGATGCACAACTCATGCAGCGTCTGCACGGGTTGGCCCACGCGCTAGGCGATCCGGTTGCCGCCACCCTCGAGAGGGAGGCGGCTGCGCTCGGAATCGTCTTGGCGGCTTCGCCCACTACCGGAGCCGCGCCGATCAACGCCGGTGCCCTCGGCCTACCCACCAGCGCGGCGGCGTTCGTCGGGCGAGAACGAGAACTGGCGGAGCTGGAACGGCTGCTCGCGGAGGGCGCGCGCCTGATCACCATCACTGGGTTGGGCGGGATGGGCAAGACCAGCCTGGCGCTCGCCTTGGCGCGCCGCCTGGAGGAGCACAGCACGTTCGAGCAGGTCTTCTTCGTTCCCTTCGAGGCGCTGAGCGATCCTCAACGGGTACTTGAGCGGCTGGTCGCCGTGTTGATGCCGACCAGCACGGGCGACGACCCGTTGACGGCCCTGCGCGAGCGGCTTGGCGTTGGGCGGTCGCTGCTCGTGCTCGACGGTTTCGAGCACCTGACCGCCGGAGCTGGGCGAATAGCGGAGCTCCTCGAAGCCTCGCCGACCACTAGCCTGGTGGTTACTTCTCGCGAACCGCTAGGGCTCTCGGCGGAAACCCTCTATCCGCTCGCGGGACTCGCCCTTCCGCAGTCGGCCTCGGAGGCACTCGCCTCACCGGAGAAGTTCGGCGCGCTGAACCTGTACTTCCTCACTGCGCGGCGCCTCGACCCTCGCCTCGCAAAGGACGAAGGGAGCCTGGAGACAGCCCTCGGCCTCTGCCGGCTGGTCGTGGGTGCTCCCCTCGGGATCCAGTTGGCGGCGGGCCTCACGCGCGCCGTGGCGCCCGAGGAGCTACTGCAGCTGCTGGAAGGCGACATGGACGAGTTGGTGAGTACCGACTCCGCCGTGACCGAGAGACACGCAAGCCTGCGGGCGGTTTTCGAGCGGTCGTGGGGTCTGCTCTCCGAGGTCCAGCGCGGCGCGTTGGCCGGCTGCAGTGTGTTCCGGGGCGGCTTCAGCCGGGCTGCAGGTGCTGCCGTGCTGGGTTTGGACCTGAGGCGGCTCACTGCACTCATCGACAGGTCACTGCTGTGGCGAACCGGCAGGCGTTACGAGTTGCACCCACTGGTGCGGCAGTATTCGCTCGAGAAGCTCGCAACCATGCCCGCAGCCGACGAGTTGCGAGCCAGGCATGCCGAGTACTTCGCTGGACTGCTCGAGTCGAAACTCGCCTTCGACATGGCCGGTGGGCAATTCGACGCCTTCGAGGAGCTCGAGCTGGAGTACGACAACCTCCGGACCGCGTGGGAGTGGGCCATCGCCGCCGACCGCTTCGACTTGCTGGAGCGGATGACCCACATGTTCTCGCGCTTCTTGTTCGACCGCCGCACGGTGGAGGAGAGTGCGGGCTTGATGGAGGCGGCATTGGCGCGTTCGAACCCCGAATCGTTGCTGACGGCACGGCTATTGCGGGCCAAGGGGCGGCTCATGGCCAGGAGCAAACCGGCCGAGGCAGTGCTACTCCTTGAGCGCGCCGTTACGCTGGCTCACGAGTTCGGCAGCCCGGCTGATGCCGGGGCAGCACTGCACGTTCTCGGAATCGCCAACGCGTACCGGGGTGAGGAGACGTCAGCCGGCAAGGCATGGAGCGAGGCCTTACCGCTCTTGGAACGACACGATACCGAGCGGCTGCTTGGCGGCTGCTACTCGAACCTCACCCTCGTTACTGCGGATCCTTCGGAGAGTGCGCGCCTCTTGAGCGAGGCCATCTCCGCCTGTCGCAAGAGCGAGAACCTCTACTACCTGGCGACTGTGCTGCACAACTACGGTGTTGTTCTCTCCTCCACGTACGGCGATGACGCCGCGGCCTTGGAGCTCGGCTGCGAAGCGCTACTGATCGAGCAAAGGGCGGGCCGCAGACCCTACATGCTTGGCATGTTCCACAACGCGGTCGGTGAGTACCTGGCGGGACTCGGCGACTACGTAGCTCTAAGGGCGCACCAGTCCGAGGCGGCAAGCCTGCTCTTGACCCGCAAGCCCTGGGAGGATCACAAGTTCCGCAGTTACCTGGAGCACGACCGGCTGAAGTTCGTCGTGCACGACGTGCAAGGCGAGTTGGGGCTCGCGCGC encodes:
- a CDS encoding NACHT domain-containing protein, whose amino-acid sequence is MLLRTLGGVAMPEAGFSRPKPLLLLTYLTLEGPQERRYLAELFWPGAGRPRQSLSVALSQLRQALPGAVEGDDVRLWATVECDAQQLRDAVAEHDWRAAVELYAGPFLAGMETDTGNVELEEWLYSTRERLAAQAVRALLEVAKETLAAGDSRATARLFERALVAWASTGEDDAQLMQRLHGLAHALGDPVAATLEREAAALGIVLAASPTTGAAPINAGALGLPTSAAAFVGRERELAELERLLAEGARLITITGLGGMGKTSLALALARRLEEHSTFEQVFFVPFEALSDPQRVLERLVAVLMPTSTGDDPLTALRERLGVGRSLLVLDGFEHLTAGAGRIAELLEASPTTSLVVTSREPLGLSAETLYPLAGLALPQSASEALASPEKFGALNLYFLTARRLDPRLAKDEGSLETALGLCRLVVGAPLGIQLAAGLTRAVAPEELLQLLEGDMDELVSTDSAVTERHASLRAVFERSWGLLSEVQRGALAGCSVFRGGFSRAAGAAVLGLDLRRLTALIDRSLLWRTGRRYELHPLVRQYSLEKLATMPAADELRARHAEYFAGLLESKLAFDMAGGQFDAFEELELEYDNLRTAWEWAIAADRFDLLERMTHMFSRFLFDRRTVEESAGLMEAALARSNPESLLTARLLRAKGRLMARSKPAEAVLLLERAVTLAHEFGSPADAGAALHVLGIANAYRGEETSAGKAWSEALPLLERHDTERLLGGCYSNLTLVTADPSESARLLSEAISACRKSENLYYLATVLHNYGVVLSSTYGDDAAALELGCEALLIEQRAGRRPYMLGMFHNAVGEYLAGLGDYVALRAHQSEAASLLLTRKPWEDHKFRSYLEHDRLKFVVHDVQGELGLARRVAASMMGDRDVCEQLAWADLAEGDAAALQLHLGKFRDARSSSWGIRSQRLGDVTDNLLSAGVAALMNAGSSTHAANPGVGELLAALRIIIDLTFVPAAFDAFVTAYLVAPAAVDKELLELAATQPAANYGCRRWATELLHHYPSPVPVRLEGVAAPAPSAAKRLEVDAVMNLARDLMWRLTAAQATPSLPA
- a CDS encoding ABC transporter substrate-binding protein, yielding MTTRVQQRAALLAKLIPLVALLSLGLAVGQTYVFQRLFDAETLDPLNYDSPWGQSVIENVYETLYGYEGATILFRPALATGHELSDDGRTHTFRLREGVKFHSGNGFSCKDVDYSLKRALIVDPGFVGQSLIGTATDALTELGEAGTDAAYADYWKRISGSVECLGEYTVAIHSLVPDPILFAGLMSPQFAIVDSALVIANGGWDGTQATWRDSIGSDLSEGYLQNHDGGTGAFRVVSWEPGVRLVAERNPEYWGARPQIQTIVYEVVPDEDARIEALLSGAADQIDVRFTPLSDLEGKPGVKVLDPARDPTLPSGVRVVGAIFLNQQMGGEENPFIGSGELDGSGVPRDFFSDVDVRKCFAYSWDTGEDDPQYAGDGTFYPNMILLPSFSAYDPGIPHYKFDLKKAEEHCRAAWGGRLWENGMRLAVPADDWVGATYKATLEAMNPKFTIELKEITPEQADRVWAEMQMPWATPAGSATFPDAYAFMADWYQSSTSISARFGYANEEIDRLIAQARTEFDSAKRDDLYRQVGRLAYEDAPFVLLPSFPYALVVSDKVSGAYRNPMFSEVRWADLVKAE